The Candidatus Bathyarchaeota archaeon genomic interval CGTTGTATAGTGATATCTTTGAAAAGATATGCAACGATATCTGTCCCACTAGAGGTTAAGAGGCTCCTGGAGAGGGTTAAGGGGGGAGAGGAGTGGGGCGACTTCCTCCTGAACCTTTACAATGAGGTTCAAAGGCTGAGGGGTGAGAGGGCGTTCCAGGAGTTGGCGGGCATGCTGACTGAGAAGGACCTGAGGAGCATCCTTGAGTCGAGCAGGGAGTTCAGGGAGGGGTTCAGGCTCGGATGAGCATCCTAGACACCGATGTGATAATAGAGATGTTGAGGGAGAAGAGGCATGTGGAGGGAGCCATCTCGATCATAACCCTCATAGAGTTCCTGAGAGGACTGGAAAAAGAGAAGAGGGCTAGGGCCAAGAGGTTGTTGGAGGAGAGCTTCAAAATATTAAACCTTGATAACGAGGTTATAGAGATCTACTGTACCCTATACCAGAGACTGAGAGAGATGGGCAGCCCAATACCGGACGCCGATCTGCTCATAGCTGCGACAGCCATCTCCCACCGCAAAGCCCTGAAGACGAGGGACGAAGATTTTGAAAGGTTGAAACCCTTAGGCCTAGAGCTGGCATAAAAGAACCGGGATTTTGCCTGCTCCTGAACCATAAGCGTTCATGAGCCTCCTTCGATGTAGGTAGAATCGGCAATAGAGCGAAACGTCTTACTCTCAACTAAGTGGTTTCTGAGGGGCTCCATAATCTCATAAGGATGTGGTCGGCCTTTTGATGTCCATGAAGATCCTTAGCTTAAACACGGGATCCCTGTGCTTGAGGAGCCATGATGGTATATACTTAGAGGGAGGGGGGAGGGGGTAGGATCTGTTTGAGGAAAAATAGGCGTGAAGTTTGGATCAATGATTGGGTCAAGAAACTAATCAATATCTGTGAGATCCAGACCTAGTAGCTCGGGGTGAAGAACATAACAGAATTATTATGGCTTGTTCACCATGTTGTGGTTGTTGCTGAGGCAGCAGAGGAAATGGGGAGGTGGATCAGAAGGGCTTAACTCCGAGGGCTAACCTGTGAGTACTGGGATGAATGAAGAAGGGGGAGCTTAAAGTTGCATTAATTTCAAGTCTGGGTTTATGCTTCTTATGTCCTCTTCCTTGAAGGCCTCTACTATCCTCCTGTCTATTGTTGCTATGCCTTCACAGTGATGGAGGGCCGTTGATAATATTATGGAGTCTAGGAGGTCGGTTAGAACCCTCCTTATCCTGGCTGCTGACTCCATGACTCTCCTGTCGGTGATGGGGATCCTCTCTAGGTTGTAGTAGGCAGCCTCCACCCCCTCAACCAGGTCTTCGATGGATATGAGGCCATCCAAAAGATACTTAGCCCCCTTCGCGTAGAGCTCAAAGATCTGGGCCTCGCTTATGATTATCTCATGCTCCCTTAGGGCTCTTCTTATAGCTTCCTCGCTAACCTCTCTAACCTTGATCTTGATGAGGGGCATCAGGTATGTTGTGTCAAGGAGGAGCCTCACCCTCAAGCCTCCTTGAGATTTCACCCCTCAGCCTCAGGTCCTCCTCCAAGCTTATCTCGACCTTAGGCTTTCTGGACAAGGCCTCATCAAGTCTTAGGGGCTTCCATAGGATCAGCTGGTCCCCCCTTACCTCAGCGAGGAGCCTATCTCCTGGCTTCAGGCCGAGCCTCTCCCGCAACTCCTTAGGCGTATAGATCTCGCCCTTCCGACCAATCAGAATCTCCAAGACTATCTGAAATATCCACCCAACACTACGGCTCTTTAAAGTGCATATAAAAATTCTCCATTAAGCAGATCCCCTCTCCAGGACTATCTCGCCGGTTTCAGTCTGTTAATTAATGTTATCGCCGGGGCTAGACCCGTTGGCTTGATGATCATGTTTAAATCTAATTGTAAATTTTTTTAACAACAATGGTTGAGCGGAGTGTTGTCATACCTGCGGTGAGGATCCCCCGCGAACTCTGGCTCTACTTGGAGGAGATTATGAAGAGGAAGATGTTCTCCTCTAAGGCTGAGCTTGTGAAGGATGCTCTAAGGGAGTATGTCGCCCGGAACCGGGAACTCCTACACGACTTTGAGATCCTCTCCGCGACCGTCGAGCTCAAGAAGGGGAGGCTTGAGGATGAGGAGAGGGAGAGAAGGTTGCTCGAGTGGCTTAGGGAGCTACGCTCTGGACACTAGTGTCCTCCTCCATCATCGCTACGCGCCGAGCGATTTGACCGAGGCTCTGATAAGTTCGGGCATCATCAACCTTGTCACCCTATCCGAGGTCCTCTACATCGTATGCAGGGGCGAGGATTCCTCCAAGGCTCTCTCATATGTGGAAGAGCTGGCTGAGAAGGGCAGGCTGGCTCCTTCTGAGAGGGTGGCCCCGGTGGCTGGACAGTTC includes:
- a CDS encoding type II toxin-antitoxin system VapC family toxin — its product is MSILDTDVIIEMLREKRHVEGAISIITLIEFLRGLEKEKRARAKRLLEESFKILNLDNEVIEIYCTLYQRLREMGSPIPDADLLIAATAISHRKALKTRDEDFERLKPLGLELA
- a CDS encoding PIN domain-containing protein, with the translated sequence MRVRLLLDTTYLMPLIKIKVREVSEEAIRRALREHEIIISEAQIFELYAKGAKYLLDGLISIEDLVEGVEAAYYNLERIPITDRRVMESAARIRRVLTDLLDSIILSTALHHCEGIATIDRRIVEAFKEEDIRSINPDLKLMQL
- a CDS encoding AbrB/MazE/SpoVT family DNA-binding domain-containing protein, with protein sequence MEILIGRKGEIYTPKELRERLGLKPGDRLLAEVRGDQLILWKPLRLDEALSRKPKVEISLEEDLRLRGEISRRLEGEAPP
- a CDS encoding PIN domain-containing protein, yielding MRRGREGCSSGLGSYALDTSVLLHHRYAPSDLTEALISSGIINLVTLSEVLYIVCRGEDSSKALSYVEELAEKGRLAPSERVAPVAGQFKCRFPVSLADAWVLATGKVMALPCLFAHRERELVSHITAIGREVEVRFLDELL